The proteins below come from a single Vidua macroura isolate BioBank_ID:100142 chromosome 17, ASM2450914v1, whole genome shotgun sequence genomic window:
- the SERINC3 gene encoding serine incorporator 3, which produces MGAVLGVCSLASWIPCLCSGASCLLCRCCPNGKNSTVTRLIYAFLLLLSTALACIMLAPGMEEQLKKIPGFCDEGLHTQIPHLEGFVSCDVFVGYRAVYRVSFAMAVFFFLLSLLMIEVKTSNDPRASIHNGFWFFKVAAIVAIMVGAFYIPEGPFTRAWFWIGVSGAFCFILIQLVLLVDFAHSWNESWVEKMEEGNSKCWYAVLLSCTSLFYALSLVFVVLFYVFYTKPDDCTENKFFISFNMILCIAVSIVSILPKVQEHQPRSGLLQSSVITLYTMYLTWAAMSNEPERNCNPSLLNIITQLAAPTAVPANATVPPATPAPPKSLQWWDAQSVVGLIIFVLCLLYSSIRSSSNSQVNKLTLSGSDTAILEETVGTGSGAAEEGEVRRVTDNEKDGVQYSYTFFHFMLFLASLYIMMTLTNWYSPDADFKTMTSKWPAVWVKITSSWVCLLLYLWTLVAPLVLTNRDFS; this is translated from the exons ATGGGGGCCGTGCTGGGGGTCTGCTCGCTGGCCAGCTGG ATTCCCTGTCTGTGCAGCGGTGCCTCGTGTTTGCTGTGCCGATGTTGCCCCAACGGCAAGAATTCGACAGTGACACGTCTTATCTatgccttcctcctcctcctcagtacTGCACTTGCCTGCATTATGCTGGCACCAGGCAtggaagagcagctgaaaaAG ATACCTGGATTTTGTGACGAAGGGCTTCACACTCAGATCCCCCACTTGGAGGGGTTTGTCAGCTGTGATGTGTTTGTGGGGTACAGAGCTGTCTATCGTGTCAGCTTTGCCATGGCcgtgttcttcttcctgctctccctgctcatGATAGAAGTGAAAACAAGTAACGACCCGAGAGCTTCCATACACAATGG GTTCTGGTTCTTCAAGGTAGCTGCCATTGTGGCTATCATGGTTGGAGCGTTTTATATCCCCGAAGGGCCTTTCACAAGAG CTTGGTTTTGGATTGGTGTTTCTGGAGCCTTCTGCTTCATTCTTATCCAGTTAGTTCTACTTGTGGATTTTGCTCACTCTTGGAATGAGAGCTGGGTTGAGAAAATGGAAGAGGGGAATTCCAAATGCTGGTATGCAG ttctGCTGTCCTGTACAAGCTTGTTCTATGCCTTGTCCCTGGTTTTTGTTGTTCTCTTCTACGTTTTCTACACGAAGCCTGATGACTGCACTGAGAACAAATTCTTCATAAGCTTTAACATGATCCTGTGCATTGCTGTCTCCATTGTTTCTATCCTTCCAAAAGTTCag GAACATCAGCCTCGCTCTGGCCTCCTCCAGTCCTCTGTCATCACACTCTACACCATGTACCTCACTTGGGCAGCCATGTCCAATGAGCCTG AAAGAAACTGTAACCCAAGTCTGCTGAACATCATCACCCAGTTAGCTGCACCCACAGCTGTTCCAGCCAATGCCACTGTCCCACCTGCCACTCCTGCGCCACCCAAGTCCCTGCAGTGGTGGGATGCCCAGAGTGTTGTTGGACTGATTATCTTTGTCCTTTGCCTCTTGTATTCCAG CATCCGCTCTTCAAGTAACAGCCAGGTGAACAAGCTGACCCTGTCTGGCAGTGACACTGCCATCCTGGAGGAGACCGTGGGGACAGGCAGCGGGGCAGCCGAGGAGGGAGAGGTGCGCCGTGTCACGGACAATGAGAAGGACGGGGTTCAGTACAGCTACACCTTCTTCCACTTCATGCTCTTCCTTGCCTCTCTTTACATCATGATGACACTCACCAACTGGTACAG CCCTGATGCAGATTTCAAAACCATGACGAGCAAGTGGCCAGCCGTGTGGGTGAAGATAACCTCCAGCTGGGTTTGTCTGCTTCTTTATCTTTGGACCTTAGTGGCTCCTCTTGTCCTTACTAATAGAGACTTCAGTTAA
- the TTPAL gene encoding alpha-tocopherol transfer protein-like — translation MSGESDCTRTSPSAGSPSDNELLPDRPKYVCTLSPDLVTKAREELQEKPEWRLRDVQALRDMVCKDYPSLGTCLDDAFLLRFLRARKFDYDRALQLLVNYHTCRRTWPEVFSNLKPSAIKPVLESGFVTVLPHRDPQGRHVVCIRPDRWTPSNYPITENIRAIYLTLEKLIQSEETQVNGIVILADYKGVSLSKASHFGPFVAKKVIGILQDGFPIRIKAVNIINEPRIFKGIFAIIKPFLKEKIANRFFLHGCDLNSLHQNIPPVILPEEYGGTAGKLDISAWNELLLASEEDFLHDFSELVLPCDSSPHDLLVSGDADEKQCDDSLRGMKPQLYYCY, via the exons ATGTCAGGAGAGAGCGACTGCACCAGGACAAGTCCGTCAGCAGGGTCTCCATCAGACAACGAGCTCCTGCCAGACCGGCCAAAGTATGTTTGTACCCTGTCTCCTGATCTTGTTACCAAAGCCCgggaggagctccaggagaagCCTGAATGGAGGCTCCGTGACGTGCAGGCGCTCCGGGATATGGTGTGCAAGGACTATCCCTCCCTGGGGACGTGCCTGGACGATGCTTTTTTGCTGAGGTTCCTCCGAGCCAGGAAGTTTGATTACGATCGAGCTCTTCAGCTCCTGGTGAACTACCACACCTGCAGGAGGACCTGGCCAGAGGTGTTCAGTAACCTGAAGCCATCTGCAATAAAGCCTGTCCTGGAGTCAGGCTTTGTCACTGTGCTGCCTCACCGGGACCCGCAGGGCCGTCACGTCGTCTGCATCCGCCCAG ACAGATGGACACCCAGTAATTATCCGATTACTGAGAACATTCGTGCCATATACTTAACCTTAGAAAAACTCATTCAGTCCGAAGAGACCCAGGTGAATGGAATTGTAATCCTGGCAGACTACAAAGGAGTCAGCTTATCTAAGGCGTCTCATTTTGGTCCTTTTGTAGCCAAAAAAGTGATTGGAATTCTTCAG GATGGATTCCCCATTCGAATAAAGGCTGTTAACATAATAAATGAGCCTCGTATATTCAAAGGCATTTTTGCAATCATCAAGccttttctgaaggaaaagatTGCAAACAGG tTTTTTCTTCATGGCTGTGATCTGAATTCCCTTCACCAAAACATTCCTCCAGTGATCCTTCCTGAAGAGTACGGTGGCACTGCAGGCAAGCTGGACATCTCTGCCTGGAacgagctgctgctggcctcTGAAGAGGATTTCCTGCATGATTTCTCAGAGCTGGTGCTcccctgtgacagctctcccCACGACCTGCTAGTGAGTGGGGATGCTGATGAAAAGCAGTGTGACGATTCCCTGCGAGGGATGAAACCTCAGCTCTATTACTGTTACTAA